CTGTACCTGATCGGCAACGCGCTGGACAACAGCCTGACCGGTAATGGCGGCAACAACATCATCAACGGTCAGGGCGGGGCTGACACCATGAGCGGTGGTGCCGGCAACGACACCTACTTCGTCGATAACGTCGGCGACACCATCATCGAGCTGGGCACTTCGCTGACCGAAATCGACAGTGTGCTGTCCACGCTGGCTGATTACACCCTGAGCGCCAACCTGGAAAACCTGACGCTACGTTTCAACGACAACCTCAACGGCACCGGCAACGCGCGGAACAACATCATCACCGGGAATGCCGGCAACAACGTCCTGGACGGCGACCTTGGTGCCGACACCATGATCGGCGGCCTCGGCAACGACACTTATGTGGTCGACAATGCCGGTGACGTGATCACCGAGACCAGCACCCTGCCCGCCGAGATCGACACCGTTCGCTCCTCGGTCAACTACAGTCTGGGCGTTAACCTGGAAAACCTGGTCCTCACCGGCAGCACCAACCTCGTCGGTTTCGGCAACGGTTTGAACAACTCCCTGTTCGGTAACGCCGGCAACAACATACTCAACGGCGGTGCGGGCAACGACACGCTGATCGGTGGCCTCGGGGCCGACACGCTCACCGGCGGTATCGGCGCGGACAGGTTTGCCTTCACCGACTTGAGTGAGGTGGGCAAAGGCGCATTGCGCGACGTCATCAATGATTTCAGCAGCCTGCAGGGCGACAAGATCGACCTGTCACTGTTTGATGCCAATCTCGCCAACAGCGGAGTCAACGCGTTCAGCTTTATCGGCTCGAATGAGTTCACCGGAGCAGGACAGTTGCGCTTCGTCGATCAGGTACTTTCGGGCAACGTCAGCGGCAACGCCGGTGCCGACTTCGAAATCCACCTGGTGGGCATCAATACCTTCAGCGCCCAGGACCTGGTGGCCTGACAATATCGATACATGAGGTCAGTCCGGTTTGTGAAAGCAAACCGGGCTGCAACACATTGAACGGCCCGACGGGTTCGGGGCGTTTTTTTGTCCGTGGTGAAATGACCGCAGACACGGCCTTATCCCAACACCCCCAACTCCTTCGCCCTTGCCACCGCTTGGGTCCTGCGTTCTACCCCAAGCTTACTGTTGATATGGCTGGCATGGGTCTTCACCGTGTGCAGCGAAATAAACAACTGATCGCTGATTTCCTGGTTCGAACACCCCTGCGCGATCAGCCGTAGAACGGCCATTTCACGGGTACTGAGTTGTTCCGTAGCAGAGGACGACTCCACCATTGGCCGAAAGACCACGGCTGGAAGTTTTTCCGAGAGGCTCTGCGAAATGGCCGTCGACGCACAGAGTTGAAGTTGCCCGCGCAGCCAGTCAGGGTGTTCGGTCAACAATGGGTCAAACGGTTGCAGGACACCGCCGGTGGCCGCTTCCAAAGCCTGGACCAGCGCCTTGCGCGCCTCGGATTCGCGCCCGCCCGCCAGCAACAGGGTGACTTTCTGACTCAGCGCCATCACGCTGAGCATCTGCCGGCCGCTGTGCTGACCGTGTTCATGCAACGCGTTCAAGCGTCCTTCGGCGAGCATGGGCTGGCCTTTCATCATGTCCAGCACCGCCTGTTGCAGTTCAATGTGCAACGGTAGTTGCGGATGGAATTCCGGCGGTGCCGCCGGATGCTCTCCGTTGTAGGTCTGGCCCAATCGCGCGAGCCAGGCTTCGGCCAGATCGGTGCGACCCTGGGCCAGCCAGAGTTCGCATTTGACCAGGGTGATCATCGCCAGGTAGTAAATCGGCGGAACATCCCAGATGTGCATCAGCCGCTCGGCCTCGGCGAGTTCGGCGAAGGCTTTGGCGAACTCGCTGCTGCTGCCCTCCAATCGGGCAATCACGCAGTGGCCGATCAACACGCTGATGTCACGACAGGCCCGGGCTTCGCTCAACCCCGCGAGCAAACGTAGCCGCGCGGCCTGGGGTTGCAAACGCAGCGCCAGCAAAAAACCCTCGTATAAAGTCAAGCGTGCGCGCACCGCATAAAGCCGTTGCGGGGATAGGCCTTGGAGGCGCTGCAACCCTTGGCGAACTTCGTCCAATGAACGAAGAATCTCCCCGCGCGCTTGCAGCACGCGGGCGCGATCGTAATGGGCCAGCGCCTCGAACAGCGGATTGCCGACCCGCTGTGCCAGCTCAAGGGACTCACGGTTCAACTCTCGTGCACGCCAGAGATCGCTGTCGGCAATGGCCAGATTGGACAATGTCGAGAGGCACATCAGGCGCTGCCCATAGCGTTTGGCCGGCAGGCTCTCCAGCGCTTCGGTGCAATAGAGCAAAGTCAGCTCGCGATTGCCTCGCCCGCGAGCAATGATGCCGCTCAGGGCCAGCCATTGCGCCAGCATGGATTTTTGCGCAGTGGCCGACGGCGCCGGCAGGAAGCGGCTCAAGTGGCTGGCCAGTTCCTCGGCGGCGTCCAGTTGGCAGGCCAGACCCAACGCCCAGCTATAGAGCACGATCAGCCGTGGCGTGCTGATCAGCAGGCTGTCGGGCAAGTCCATTTTCCAGCGCAGCAGCATGCCGACATTCTGCTCGGCCAGCAGTTGTTCTTCAGAGAGGTTTTGTACCAGATTCGCCGCAACATCCAGATGCCCGGCACGCAACGCCTGCTCTACCGCCTCATCGAGTAACCCTTGAGAATTGAACCAGCGGCAGGCACGCAGATGCAGGCTGGCCGTCGGCACCATCGCCTGGGCGGTGGGCCGACTACGCAGCAGGTCGGAAAACAGGTGGTGATAGCGATACCAGTGACCGTGTTCGTCCAGCGGCACCAGAAACACCTGATGCGCCAGCAAGAAACGCAGGATCTCGGCACTGTCATGGGCTTCGCGCACGGCGTCGCACAACTCGCTGCAAAAGCGCTCTTGAAGCGCGGTCTCGTACAGGAATGACTGCACCTCGGCGGGCAGGCAATCGATCACTTCTTCGAGCAGGTAATCGCGAATCAGCCCTTCCCCACCGTACAGCGATTGGGGCAATGCGCCCTCGCTGCCGGCTTCGGAGGCCGCCAGCAGCCAGAAGCGCAGCCCGGCCACCCAGCCTTCGCTGCGCAGGATCAAACTCTCCAGTGCCTCGCCACGCAATGAAATACTGTGTCTATCGAGTAGGGTCAGGGCTTCATCGTGGGTCAGTCGAAGATCCTGCTCATGCAACTCGAGCAGTTGCCGCGATAGCCGCAGGCGAGCCAGATGCCAGTCGGGACGTTGCCGGCTGGTGACCATGACCAGCAGACCATCGGGTAAATGATTGAGAAAAAACTGCAGGCAACGATCAAGCACCGGGCCCTGGGCCAGATGATAGTCATCGAGCACCAGCAACAGCGGCGTAACGGGTGAAAGGTGCACAGCCAGTTCATCGAGCAAACCGTCCAGCCATTCTTCGAAGGCGAACGGCTGATGACGTTGGCGCATTTTCAGCAACCCCAGCGCCTGACTACCCAGTTGCGGAAAATACTCCTGAAGCCCTTCGAGCAGCCGTTCAAGAAAACGACCGGGATCGCAGTCCCGAGGACTTAACCCCAGCCACAGGCTTTGCCAGTGATCCGGCAACCCCTGGCAAAACTCCACCGCCAATGAGCTCTTGCCGAACCCCGCCGGCGCGCTGACCAGCAGCAGCCTGCCACCGAGACCGGCGCTCAGGCGCTCGCACAAACGCGGCCGCAGCACATGGCCGTCGGGCAGCGGAGGCCGGAAAAAGCGCCCGTCCAATACGGCGACGGCAACACTTGCAGGGCCCGGAAATGGGGACAGATCAGTCATGGCCGGCTCTTGTTTGAAAGGCTGATGGCGGCGTTACAGATGTCCGCAGCCTAGCGGTAAACGAAGAGCTATTGAAGGTTGTTGCTACAAATGGCTACAAAAAGACTACGAGCAGAAGTTACCAAGCCTGAGGTGCAGTTTTCCGACAGACCGTGTCGCCCGCCTTCGCGAGCGAGCCCGCTCCCACACTGGATCTCCATTGCTCACAGATTGTATGTCCACCAAAGATCAAATGTGGGAGCGGCGGTGCGGCGATCCGACTTGCTCGCGAAAGGGCAATCACAGTCACCGACGTTTCGCGCCCCCCCGCGTGAACAAGTGCGCCCTGATACAAAATTCCAATAAAAAAACGCCCCGAACAAGTCGGGGCGCTTTTTTCGAGGATGCGGCCTCGGTTCACACCATATTAACGAACGCCTTCCTGACGCAAGGCTGCCGGAGTGAAATCGGCGGTGCCGGCAGTGAAGCCGAAGTTATACGCCGACTTCTCTTCGTTCTTCATGCCCAGGGCCAGGTAGCGGCCCGATTGCAGGTCGTACAGGGTTTCGAGGGCGTACCACGGCACTTGCTTGTCGTAGTAGTTCTCGGAGTGAGCCTCGGCGACACGCCACAGTTGCCCGCGACCGTCGTAGTGGTCGACCACAGCCGCCTGCCAGGTGTCTTCGTCGATGTAGAAATCACGCTTGGCGTAGATGTGACGCTGACCTTCCTTCAGGGTCGCGACCACATGCCAGACCCGACGCAGTTCATAGCGAGCCAGGTCCTGGTTGATGTGACCGGCCTTGATGATGTCGGCGTACTTCAGTTGTGGCGAATCGAGCTTGTAGCTGTCGGAGGCGATGTACATCTCTTTCTTGCCTTCGAGCTTCCAGTCGTAGCGATCCGGCGCACCGTTGTACATGTCCAGGTTGTCGGAGGTACGCAGGCCATCGGCAGCGGTACCCGGCCCGTCATAGGACACTTGCGGCGCACGACGCACACGGCGTTGCCCGGCGTTGTAGACCCACGCCGAACGCGGTTCTTTAACCTGGTCGAGGGTTTCGTGCACCAACAGCACACCACCGGCCAGACGCGCCGGCGCGGTCACTTTCTGCTTGAAGTAGAACAGGATGTTGCCCGGATTTTTCGGGTCGTAATCCTTCATCTTGTCGCGGAAGACGAACTGGTCCTCGAAATACACCAGGCTGAACGAGCCATTCGGCTGCGGCGTGGCCTGGGTTATCAGACGGGTCACACTGCCGCCACGATAACGGGTGATATGGTTCCAGATCACTTCAACGCCAGTTTTCGGAATCGGGAACGGGATCGCGGTTTCGAAGTTTTCCAGACCATTGCCGCCGGACACCAGGTTAGTGTTGGTGGCGTTTTTCTTGATGGAGGCGAACACCTCATCCGGCACGGTGGCGCCGCGATGGGACGGGTAGACCGGCATCTTGAAGGTTTCCGGGTAGCGCTTGAACATCGCGTACTGGCCCGGCGCGAGCTTGTCCTTGTACTGGTCGACGTTTTGCGCGGTGATGGTGAACTGCGGTTTTTCACTCGCGAACGGGTCAGCCAGGAAACCCTTGCCGTCTACTGCACCGGCGTTTTTCGGCATGGGTTTCCAGGCCGGGATCGAACCGTCGGCGTTGCCCGCCATCTCGGCGCCCATCGGGGTCAGGCTCTTGCCCAGCTTGTCTGCTTCGGCCGCAGGGACCGCCGCCATGACACCAGTTGCCAGCAGCGACAGCCCCAGAACGCCAACGTGGAACAGACTCTTTGTTATTTTCATAAATGTGTTCGTCCTGAAAATAGTGCTTAGAAGTTCACGCCGAAGCTGAGCGCAACGAAGTCGCGATCATCCACGGTGGTGTACTTGCCGTCGAAGAAGTTGGTGTACGCCAGGCTCGCGGTGTAGGTGTTCTGGTATTCGGCATCCAGACCCAGGCTCACCGCTTTACGACCTTCCTCGAAGTTACCACCAGGGCCAGGCGAGTAACCGCTCACGTCGTGGGACCAAGCCACGTTCGGCTTGAGGTTCACACCGGCGAATACGTCGTTGTAATCCCAGATGGCACGAGCGCGATAACCCCACGAAGTGGCCGTAGTAAAGCCGTCGTCTTCGCAATTGCGGCTGCGGTTATTGGTAGCAGCACCTGCGCCGGCACCGTTGATGGTGCTGGTATTGAGGATCGCCGAGCAGGTGTTGAGGCCGCCGGTAGACGGCAGTTCACCAGGCCCGTAGACCGGGTCACGGCCATAACGGATGTCGGAGCTGCTTTCCAGGCCGCCGACGTGGGTCACGCCCACTTCGCCCACCAGGGTCATACGGCTGGCGCCCATGACCTGATCGAAGAAGTGCGTCAGGGTGGTCTGGAACTGGGTGACTTCCTTGCGGCGATAACCGTGCAAGTCCTGACCCGGAACACCGGGGAGCAACGAAGCGTTAGTCAGGGCACCGCCCAATGGGCGCACGCCGGCAAACAGGATGTCGGTGGAGTTAAGCTGCACCGGCGCGTTCGGACGGTAGCTGATTTCGCCGCTCCACGCCGTACCGGTAGGCAGGGTGGTGGAGAAGCTCAAGCCGTAGAGGCGGATGTCTTCAGGATACTCGACGAAGTACTCGGAATTACCGGCGACCACCAGTGGCCCCAGCGCGCGGAACGCCGCCGGCAAAGCTGCCACGCCGTTGTAGATCGATTGCGGAGCTCCCGTGGCGCTGAAGATCGGCGCACGGCTGTGGTAGTTCATGAAGTACGCACCGAACTCGGTATCGAGCGGATCGAACATGTACTTCAAGGACGCGCCCCACTGGCCGCTGTCCCGCGCATCGCGGTCAGGACCACGACGCACCAGCACACCTTCTTGGTTGACGTCGACGCCCGCGTTGGCCAATGGGCCCAGCGCGACGGCAGGAATGGTCGAGCGCTTGTTCAGCACGCGCAGATTGTCGGTGCAACCGTCGGCAATGATGTCTGGCTGGGAGAAAAAGGTACCGCAGTTATCGACAACCGTCTGGTCCCATTCCAGCTGATAGAAGGCTTCGGCCGACAGATTGTCGGTCAGGCTCTGGGACACGTAGAACATGTTGACCGGGATCAGACCTTCCTTGACCTCGGCACCGGGACGACGGAACGCGGACACGTCGATCGGGTTGATCGAGTTGATGCCGCCGCCGATGAAGGTACTTTCACCCCAGCTCACAACCTGCTTGCCCAGACGCACGGAACCCGGCTGATCGGCAATGGAGTAGTTGTGATAGACGAAGGCGTCGAGGATCTGGCCGCCGGAGGACTTGGCGCCTTCCTTGCGATTTTCGTCGCTGATGTCCTTGAACTCGCGGCTTTCATCCTTGAGTTCGAAGTCGTACCAGTATTTGCCCCGGACGAAGACACCGGTATCGCCGTATTTCAATTCAAGGTCATGGATGCCCTTGAAGATCTTCGAAAAGGTTTCGCCGCTCTTGAAATTGTTGTGACCGTCATCGGACGTCTGGGACAGGCCGTGGCCCCCGTTATTGACGCCGATGAGGTTCTTGTTGGGACTCTGAGTAGACCAACTGGCGCCGATCGACAGGGATGAGTCGAACTGACCTTCGATCTCACCGACGTTGAAACTGACGCCGAATGCAGGCCCGGCGAGCGAAGAGGCAAGACTGACCGCCAGGGGCAGTTTCGCCCGGCGCCAGAACTGGTTTACTGATGTCATCGACGCTACTCCATGTGCATTATTGTTATGGCTGAGTACTTTTAAAAACGTTGTGGGTGACCGGAAGCCAAGTGGTCCGAAGTCACTCCAAAGTTGCATCGCCCCGTTTTGTGCGTGCGCTCCGTTCTTAAAAATCCTTGAGCGGACTATAGCCAGCAGGTAGTAGTGCTTGATCCCTCTAAAGTGTGATTTGCAGCTGCCGGCCACTCTGGAACAGTCCTTTCGCCAGTCCGACACATGTCGGCACGGCAAGGATGGCTGAAAATTCGGATTTGACAAGCCAAGCGCTTGCTTGGTGGGGCTGGCGTGCCCTTTCGGGCACGCCAGATGACGCTTAAAGCGTCGAGAGGAAGGTGCTGTTGTTGGCCTGCCATTCAGTGATGTCGACGCGGATACGCTTCTTGTCGAGCTTACCGACGCTGGTCTTGGGAATTTCAGTAACAACGGCTATCTGGCTCGGGATAGCCCACTTGCTCAGGTGCCCCTGTTCAACGAACGGCTTGAGGTGCTCCTTGAGTTCCCTGGCCCCGATCTCATGCTCGTCGCGGACCACCAGCAGCGCGAACGGTCGCTCGCCCCACTGCGGATCGGCGATGCCCACCACTGCTACTTCACGTACCGCAGGGTGGCGGCTGATCAGGTCTTCCAGGTCCAGGGAGGAGATCCACTCGCCACCGGTCTTGATCACGTCCTTGATCCGGTCGCGAATGTCGATCACGCCCATGCTGTCCAGGGTGGCTACGTCACCAGTGTGCAGCCAGCCGCCGGCCCAGAGCTCGGCGCCCTTCTGCGGCTCGTTGAAATAACCCTCGGTGAGCCACGGCGCACGCAGCACCAGTTCGCCCTGGGTCTCGCCATCGGCAGGCAGGAAGTTGCCGTCGGTGTCGACGATCGCCGCCTCGACCAACGGCCCTGGCACACCCGCCTTGATCCGGTAGGTGGTGCGTTCGTCTTCGGTGCCGGCCATCAGCTCATCGTTGAGGTGCGCACACGAGACCAATGGCCCGGTTTCCGACATGCCGTAAGCGGCGGTCAACTGAATGCCCTTGGCCTTCGCCGCTTCGTACAGCGCACGGTTCAGCGCACTGCCGCCAATGACGATTTTCCAGCCACCGAAATCGATGTCTTTCGCCGCCTTGGCATTGAGGACCATTTGCAGAATGGTCGGCACGCAGTGGGAAAAACTCACCTTCTCCTTACGCCACAACTCCACCAGATATTCGGGGTCGTAGCGGCCGGGATAAACCTGCTTGAGCCCGAGCATGGTCGCCACATACGGCAAGCCCCAGGCGTGCACATGGAACATTGGGGTAATCGGCATGTACACGTCGTTGGTGCCCAGCAGCCGCACGCTGTCGATGGAACCCATAATGGTCGACACGCCCATGGTGTGCAGCACCAGCTGACGATGGGTGAAATACACACCTTTGGGATTACCGGTAGTGCCGGTGGTGTAGAACGTGGTGGCGACCGAGTTTTCGTCGAAGTCCTCGAAGTCGTACTGCGTGCTCGCGGCCGCCAGCAATTGCTCGTACTCGCCAATCAGGTTTGGCAGGTCGGCGGTTTTTTCCGGCAAGTCGGTCAACAGCAGGGTTTTCTCCACGGTAGTCAGGTGCCCGGCAATCGCCTTGTACAGCCCGACGAACTCGCTGTTGACCAGCACGAAGCGGTCCTCGGCGTGGTTCATGGTGTAGAGAATCTGTTCCGGCGACAGGCGCACGTTGATGGTGTGGATTACCGCACCGATCATCGGGATGGCGAACATGCATTCCAGGTAGCGATGGCTGTCCCAGTCCATCACCGCCACGGTGTCCCCGGCCTTCACACCGGCGGCCGTCAGCACGTTGGCCAGCCGCGCGACCCGCTCGATCAGGGTCGGATAGCTATAGCGCAATTGATCGCGGTAGATGATCTCGCGGGTTTTTTCATAACGGGCGCCGGACATCAGCAGCCGTTTAATCAACAGCGGATACTGGTAAGCGCCCTCGGCTGGAGGAATAACGCGAGTCTGCAACATAAGAGTCCCTTTTCTGACTGCACGGTCTTGGCTTTTAAAGCTAAGCACTCTAGAGCCCTTGAACGCCAGCCAAATCAGCCAAAGGGATGATTTGCACAGCCGTACGAATGCTAGCTTTGCGCCAGCATTTGCTGTGTGTCACCTGAACCTGAACG
The Pseudomonas lini DNA segment above includes these coding regions:
- a CDS encoding DUF1302 domain-containing protein; this encodes MTSVNQFWRRAKLPLAVSLASSLAGPAFGVSFNVGEIEGQFDSSLSIGASWSTQSPNKNLIGVNNGGHGLSQTSDDGHNNFKSGETFSKIFKGIHDLELKYGDTGVFVRGKYWYDFELKDESREFKDISDENRKEGAKSSGGQILDAFVYHNYSIADQPGSVRLGKQVVSWGESTFIGGGINSINPIDVSAFRRPGAEVKEGLIPVNMFYVSQSLTDNLSAEAFYQLEWDQTVVDNCGTFFSQPDIIADGCTDNLRVLNKRSTIPAVALGPLANAGVDVNQEGVLVRRGPDRDARDSGQWGASLKYMFDPLDTEFGAYFMNYHSRAPIFSATGAPQSIYNGVAALPAAFRALGPLVVAGNSEYFVEYPEDIRLYGLSFSTTLPTGTAWSGEISYRPNAPVQLNSTDILFAGVRPLGGALTNASLLPGVPGQDLHGYRRKEVTQFQTTLTHFFDQVMGASRMTLVGEVGVTHVGGLESSSDIRYGRDPVYGPGELPSTGGLNTCSAILNTSTINGAGAGAATNNRSRNCEDDGFTTATSWGYRARAIWDYNDVFAGVNLKPNVAWSHDVSGYSPGPGGNFEEGRKAVSLGLDAEYQNTYTASLAYTNFFDGKYTTVDDRDFVALSFGVNF
- a CDS encoding LuxR C-terminal-related transcriptional regulator yields the protein MTDLSPFPGPASVAVAVLDGRFFRPPLPDGHVLRPRLCERLSAGLGGRLLLVSAPAGFGKSSLAVEFCQGLPDHWQSLWLGLSPRDCDPGRFLERLLEGLQEYFPQLGSQALGLLKMRQRHQPFAFEEWLDGLLDELAVHLSPVTPLLLVLDDYHLAQGPVLDRCLQFFLNHLPDGLLVMVTSRQRPDWHLARLRLSRQLLELHEQDLRLTHDEALTLLDRHSISLRGEALESLILRSEGWVAGLRFWLLAASEAGSEGALPQSLYGGEGLIRDYLLEEVIDCLPAEVQSFLYETALQERFCSELCDAVREAHDSAEILRFLLAHQVFLVPLDEHGHWYRYHHLFSDLLRSRPTAQAMVPTASLHLRACRWFNSQGLLDEAVEQALRAGHLDVAANLVQNLSEEQLLAEQNVGMLLRWKMDLPDSLLISTPRLIVLYSWALGLACQLDAAEELASHLSRFLPAPSATAQKSMLAQWLALSGIIARGRGNRELTLLYCTEALESLPAKRYGQRLMCLSTLSNLAIADSDLWRARELNRESLELAQRVGNPLFEALAHYDRARVLQARGEILRSLDEVRQGLQRLQGLSPQRLYAVRARLTLYEGFLLALRLQPQAARLRLLAGLSEARACRDISVLIGHCVIARLEGSSSEFAKAFAELAEAERLMHIWDVPPIYYLAMITLVKCELWLAQGRTDLAEAWLARLGQTYNGEHPAAPPEFHPQLPLHIELQQAVLDMMKGQPMLAEGRLNALHEHGQHSGRQMLSVMALSQKVTLLLAGGRESEARKALVQALEAATGGVLQPFDPLLTEHPDWLRGQLQLCASTAISQSLSEKLPAVVFRPMVESSSATEQLSTREMAVLRLIAQGCSNQEISDQLFISLHTVKTHASHINSKLGVERRTQAVARAKELGVLG
- a CDS encoding fatty acid--CoA ligase; protein product: MLQTRVIPPAEGAYQYPLLIKRLLMSGARYEKTREIIYRDQLRYSYPTLIERVARLANVLTAAGVKAGDTVAVMDWDSHRYLECMFAIPMIGAVIHTINVRLSPEQILYTMNHAEDRFVLVNSEFVGLYKAIAGHLTTVEKTLLLTDLPEKTADLPNLIGEYEQLLAAASTQYDFEDFDENSVATTFYTTGTTGNPKGVYFTHRQLVLHTMGVSTIMGSIDSVRLLGTNDVYMPITPMFHVHAWGLPYVATMLGLKQVYPGRYDPEYLVELWRKEKVSFSHCVPTILQMVLNAKAAKDIDFGGWKIVIGGSALNRALYEAAKAKGIQLTAAYGMSETGPLVSCAHLNDELMAGTEDERTTYRIKAGVPGPLVEAAIVDTDGNFLPADGETQGELVLRAPWLTEGYFNEPQKGAELWAGGWLHTGDVATLDSMGVIDIRDRIKDVIKTGGEWISSLDLEDLISRHPAVREVAVVGIADPQWGERPFALLVVRDEHEIGARELKEHLKPFVEQGHLSKWAIPSQIAVVTEIPKTSVGKLDKKRIRVDITEWQANNSTFLSTL
- a CDS encoding DUF1329 domain-containing protein, translated to MKITKSLFHVGVLGLSLLATGVMAAVPAAEADKLGKSLTPMGAEMAGNADGSIPAWKPMPKNAGAVDGKGFLADPFASEKPQFTITAQNVDQYKDKLAPGQYAMFKRYPETFKMPVYPSHRGATVPDEVFASIKKNATNTNLVSGGNGLENFETAIPFPIPKTGVEVIWNHITRYRGGSVTRLITQATPQPNGSFSLVYFEDQFVFRDKMKDYDPKNPGNILFYFKQKVTAPARLAGGVLLVHETLDQVKEPRSAWVYNAGQRRVRRAPQVSYDGPGTAADGLRTSDNLDMYNGAPDRYDWKLEGKKEMYIASDSYKLDSPQLKYADIIKAGHINQDLARYELRRVWHVVATLKEGQRHIYAKRDFYIDEDTWQAAVVDHYDGRGQLWRVAEAHSENYYDKQVPWYALETLYDLQSGRYLALGMKNEEKSAYNFGFTAGTADFTPAALRQEGVR